In Bacilli bacterium PM5-9, the sequence CAGTGAACAATATGGTTTCAGTAAATGGAAAGCTATTTGTTAGTTATGGTTTGAAATTAGATGTTGTAAGTAATGATGATAAATTAATTAATTTAAAAAAGAAAAGTAAAAGTCAGGTTTGGTCAATTAGTGGTGATAAAACTCATTTGAATATTTTATTTAGAAATAAGAAGACTGAAGAATTTAATGTAAATAGATATACATTTGAGAAAGATAAAGAAATAAAAAACATTGAAGACATGAATCAAATTTCAACTAAAATATTAAAATTTGAAAATAGTGATTCTAGAAAAGCGATTGATAAAAATGTTTCGGCTAGTAATGATAAATATGTTGTTCATAGTGAAAAAATGATATGTAAAATTGATTATTCTTCATGTAAAACAACAATCATTGATGGTGAAACAATTGAAAATGTAGTTAAAGATTTTATTATTTATAATAGTGATCGTAGCTATATTAGTTATTATTTATCAAATAAAAAGCAAGTACTTTCATCATTAGAAATTAAGTATGCTAATTTAGATAAAAAAGAATTATTATTAAAAATCTATAAAAATGATGAAAATGAACATGAATATTTTAAATATGAGACAAAAAGAGAATATTAATTTTATTCTTTTTTTAGTAAAGGAGGTTATTTTGTGAAAGAAGAAATAGAAATAGAGTACAAACAACTTTTATTAGAAAGTGAGTACAACAAAATTAAAAATGATATTTTAAAACAAGAACATAAAATAATTGAACATGAGAATTTTTATTTTGAAACTAAAACTAAAGATTTGAAAAAAAGAAAACAAGCATTAAGAATAAGAGTGTCGCAAAATTATATTGAAATTTGTTTGAAAACACAAAGAGAAAATGATCTTCTTGAAAATAATATTTTAATTAGTAAAAATGAGTTTGATAGCATTTATCAAGATAATACATTAATTTATAATTATGATTTAGATTTACCAAAAGGTTTATATCTAATAGGATCACTAAAAACAAATAGAATAGAGCATGTTATCAGAGATGGTCTTATCTGTTTGGATATGTCTACATATAATAATAAAAAAGATTATGAGATAGAGTTTGAAGCTAATGATTATAATAAAGAACAAGCTTTTATTAATTATCTAGATAGTTTTGCGATTAAGTATAAACCAAATCATAAAAGTAAAATTCAAAGATTTAGCGAAGAAATAGGGTTATAATAAGTGCAATAATGTGTTATAATTAATTAGTTAGAATGGAGGTATACAATGATAGATGTTTCTAATATATCTTTATCGTTTGGTGAAGATAAGTTATTTGATAATGTAACATTAAAATTTACGAGTGGAAATTGTTATGGAATTAT encodes:
- a CDS encoding hypothetical protein (product_source=Hypo-rule applied; cath_funfam=1.20.58.60; cleavage_site_network=SignalP-noTM; superfamily=57829,81878), which translates into the protein MKIKKLFFPLILLSLVACSNSNVNKIETINVENISVQELDDDEYIKEQDKKGDKTIAKKYKMENDNFSIIEDSAFNGCTDLRNNRLENFAIRNSEVKVTIDKKRAKYVIYQMGEKNTCKKTLTIKDKITYKAAEHNGALYIETKDAKDDNAKRSLYKYDGKKLKLIQDGINPVNNMVSVNGKLFVSYGLKLDVVSNDDKLINLKKKSKSQVWSISGDKTHLNILFRNKKTEEFNVNRYTFEKDKEIKNIEDMNQISTKILKFENSDSRKAIDKNVSASNDKYVVHSEKMICKIDYSSCKTTIIDGETIENVVKDFIIYNSDRSYISYYLSNKKQVLSSLEIKYANLDKKELLLKIYKNDENEHEYFKYETKREY
- a CDS encoding uncharacterized protein YjbK (product_source=COG4116; cath_funfam=1.20.5.340; cog=COG4116; pfam=PF01928; smart=SM01118; superfamily=55154), coding for MKEEIEIEYKQLLLESEYNKIKNDILKQEHKIIEHENFYFETKTKDLKKRKQALRIRVSQNYIEICLKTQRENDLLENNILISKNEFDSIYQDNTLIYNYDLDLPKGLYLIGSLKTNRIEHVIRDGLICLDMSTYNNKKDYEIEFEANDYNKEQAFINYLDSFAIKYKPNHKSKIQRFSEEIGL